A DNA window from Hordeum vulgare subsp. vulgare chromosome 1H, MorexV3_pseudomolecules_assembly, whole genome shotgun sequence contains the following coding sequences:
- the LOC123409368 gene encoding BTB/POZ and MATH domain-containing protein 2-like — MFLNLDSVYFNSINLASIFSSSALVGNMPPHTSSTIVAEGVSWSHVLTIRGYSYTLGFGVGEAIPAGLLRVGGHIWCIAYHPDGFNTDSIDCISFSLFLHEADVVDDDDDVDAQRPIRIRCRFSLLDHVGEPVPNHTTPYTTSICYKRRQGITSHRFITRADLENSTHLKDDCFSIKFDISVTKFIRKPPTTQEFVMVPPSDMAHQFGRILETGEVGDVTFEVRGETFVAHRHLLAARSAVFMAQLFGPMKENDAKCIQIDDMEAKVFKMMLHFIYTDALPSIDEGEITEMAQHLFVAADRYNLERLKLICANILCNHMEVNTVATTLALAEQHGCDKLKEVCYRFLTSFQNLKAVTLSDGFRHLKIICPNILEDLLGR; from the coding sequence ATGTTCCTAAATTTAGATTCAGTCTATTTCAATTCGATCAATCTAGCTAGCATATTCAGCTCCTCCGCGCTTGTCGGCAACATGCCGCCGCACACATCATCAACCATTGTTGCGGAAGGTGTGTCTTGGTCTCACGTGCTCACAATTCGGGGATACTCTTATACCCTCGGATTTGGCGTCGGCGAGGCTATTCCAGCTGGCTTGTTACGCGTTGGAGGACATATCTGGTGCATCGCTTACCACCCTGATGGTTTCAACACAGATTCTATCGACTGTATATCTTTTTCTCtatttcttcatgaggccgatgttgttgacgacgatgatgatgttgatgctcAGCGACCTATCAGGATAAGATGCAGGTTTAGCCTGCTGGACCATGTGGGTGAACCGGTGCCAAATCACACGACACCATACACGACGTCCATATGCTATAAGCGTCGGCAGGGAATTACGTCTCACAGGTTCATCACAAGGGCCGATTTGGAAAACTCAACGCATCTTAAAGACGATTGTTTCAGCATCAAATTCGATATCAGCGTCACCAAGTTTATCCGAAAGCCGCCCACAACACAAGAATTTGTGATGGTGCCGCCTTCTGACATGGCTCATCAATTTGGTCGTATTTTGGAGACCGGGGAGGTTGGGGACGTGACTTTTGAGGTCCGTGGAGAGACCTTTGTGGCGCACAGGCACTTGCTCGCTGCTCGATCCGCCGTGTTCATGGCGCAGCTGTTTGGTCCGATGAAGGAGAATGATGCAAAGTGTATACAGATTGATGATATGGAAGCCAAAGTTTTCAAGATGATGCTCCACTTTATTTACACGGACGCACTGCCTAGCATAGATGAAGGTGAAATCACGGAGATGGCTCAACATTTGTTTGTGGCGGCGGACAGGTATAATCTGGAGAGGCTCAAATTGATTTGCGCGAATATCTTGTGCAACCATATGGAGGTAAATACGGTGGCAACTACATTGGCACTTGCTGAGCAGCATGGTTGTGACAAGCTTAAGGAGGTGTGCTACAGGTTCCTCACGTCTTTCCAAAATTTGAAGGCGGTCACGCTGAGTGATGGCTTTAGGCATCTCAAGATCATTTGCCCCAATATTCTAGAGGACCTACTCGGTCGTTAG